GTGTTTTTGAAGGCAATCCGGCCTCTTTACGCGTGTTGGAAAAGCTAGGCTTCACCGTGACAGGAAAATCTACTCACCCCTGCCGGGCCCGAGGTAGAATCCTACTGGATGAAACCGAACTAGAGATGGCCACCGCGCGCTTCACTGAAATATCTTCCAAAAACTAACTCACCATTTTAGACAGATAATTGGAGCTATCAATGTTTCCCGTGCTCAACACAGATCGCCTGACCCTTCGCAAATTGAAAGATGATGATCTGGAGCCAATTTGCGACCACCTCAATAACTTTGAGGTCAGCAAAATGCTGAATAATGTGCCATACCCCTACACCAACGCAGATGGTGAGTGGTGGCTAACCCACTGCAAAGAAACGCCTCTTACAGAGGAGATTAACTGGGTCATTGAGACCGAGCATGGGTTATCGGGCATGATTGGCATTCGCATTGCTGAAGATGGCATTCCCCGCATTGGGTATTGGCTAACGGAAACCTATTGGGGCAAGGGCTATATGAGCGAGGCTGCGGAAGCCGTGGTCAACTACTGCTTTGAAGTCCTTG
The window above is part of the Pseudovibrio sp. Tun.PSC04-5.I4 genome. Proteins encoded here:
- a CDS encoding GNAT family N-acetyltransferase, encoding MFPVLNTDRLTLRKLKDDDLEPICDHLNNFEVSKMLNNVPYPYTNADGEWWLTHCKETPLTEEINWVIETEHGLSGMIGIRIAEDGIPRIGYWLTETYWGKGYMSEAAEAVVNYCFEVLGATKVSSGAFSENSGSRNVLAKNGFQTIGSRPDKSRARGDEEVTLIEVELTRDLWEAMRAITV